The Atribacter laminatus genome contains the following window.
GGCTGGATGGAGAGTGCCGTATCCAACGATAAAATTTATGTGATTGGTGGCCGGACGGTTAATTTTCACAATACCAATGCTGTTGAAATTTATGATCCAATACAGGATGAATGGTCATTGGGCCCAACCATGAAGGAGAGTTTATACAATTTTGGAATTGCCTCATTTGAAGATAAAATTTATGTATTCGGTGGAGTTGACGAGAGTGGAAAAATTCTTGATACCCTTTACATATTGAACACCAGAATTAATTCTTGGAGTAAAGGGACTCATTTGCCCACACCAAGAGAAAATTGCCAAGCTCTTCTTGTTGGAGAAAAGATTTATTTAATTGGCGGATATAATGATGGTGTAGGTCATTTAGCTTCGGTTGACGTTTATGATATTGTGAGTGAGACTTGGGATTCACTTCCTCCAATGAATACTCCTCGCTGGGGTTTTGGAGCGGCTACGGTTGGTGGTACAATTTTTGTTTTTGGAGGTGGAAAGGATTTTGGTCAGAGATCGGCATTTGTTAAAACTTATGAAAAGTTATTGGTTGAAGAAATAATATCTTCTGAAATAGATGATTTTTCGCCAATCTCAATAGAAATTGTTGCACCCCTTTCTGGTACAGTCGTTTCTTCATCTGAAATAATTTTGGTTGCTGATCTAAAAGGGAATCTTGAAAGAGTTTATTTAAATGGGAAGAGAGTTTTAAAGCAAGACATAAGATGGCTTGCCGATGGGATTTATCAACTCCGTGTGGAATTAAGATTAAATAAAGGGAAAAACACCATATCAATCGAAGCTTATGATCCAGAAGAAAATAGCGCCCGACAAGATATTGAAATCATCCGGAAGTAACTGGAAACAGAAAAATTAGTTCAT
Protein-coding sequences here:
- a CDS encoding Kelch repeat-containing protein, with the protein product MKMKLWLLLLLVFSFTIFSFYAHASEKWVQIGTIPLNGRVNFKAVELNEKVYLLGGASFEKGITNLVDVYDPKSNSWMLVNPMKEKKTNFAASVYQGKIYVIGGYREDGRFFMNTVEIYDPKNNTWSKGKPLPSRRGWMESAVSNDKIYVIGGRTVNFHNTNAVEIYDPIQDEWSLGPTMKESLYNFGIASFEDKIYVFGGVDESGKILDTLYILNTRINSWSKGTHLPTPRENCQALLVGEKIYLIGGYNDGVGHLASVDVYDIVSETWDSLPPMNTPRWGFGAATVGGTIFVFGGGKDFGQRSAFVKTYEKLLVEEIISSEIDDFSPISIEIVAPLSGTVVSSSEIILVADLKGNLERVYLNGKRVLKQDIRWLADGIYQLRVELRLNKGKNTISIEAYDPEENSARQDIEIIRK